A DNA window from Chelativorans sp. AA-79 contains the following coding sequences:
- a CDS encoding DMT family transporter has protein sequence MAVSASTVQARQISMRDWALIVLLGAIWGGSFFFARIAVAEIPPFNLVMFRVVIAALVLQLWLAFRGPGFSLAFPMAGSFFILAILNNVIPFSLMFLGQTELGAGLASVLNATTPFWTAILANMLTADEKLSRAKVTGILCGIAGTAVMIGPGLLTGLGGPIWAKFALVGTALSYAFAFIFARRFRDIPPPVVATGQLTASSVIMVPLVLLLHGPAGLFSASAHVWAAVLALAVLATSFAYIIYFRIIASAGATNASLVTLIVPVSAILLGTAFLGERLEAFEIAGIFLIGTGLAIIDGRVFRRR, from the coding sequence ATGGCCGTCAGCGCAAGCACCGTCCAGGCCCGGCAGATCTCGATGCGGGATTGGGCGCTCATCGTCCTGCTCGGCGCCATCTGGGGCGGCTCCTTCTTCTTCGCCCGCATCGCCGTGGCGGAGATACCGCCCTTCAACCTGGTGATGTTCCGGGTGGTGATCGCCGCCCTGGTGCTTCAGCTTTGGCTGGCGTTCCGGGGACCGGGCTTCAGCCTCGCCTTTCCGATGGCGGGCAGCTTCTTTATCCTGGCGATCCTCAACAACGTGATCCCCTTCTCGCTGATGTTCCTGGGGCAGACCGAGCTCGGCGCGGGGCTCGCCTCCGTCCTGAACGCGACGACGCCCTTCTGGACGGCGATCCTCGCCAACATGCTGACGGCGGACGAGAAGCTCTCGCGCGCGAAGGTCACAGGCATCCTCTGCGGCATCGCCGGCACGGCGGTGATGATCGGCCCGGGGCTTCTGACCGGGCTGGGCGGACCGATCTGGGCCAAATTCGCCCTGGTGGGCACCGCCCTCTCCTACGCCTTCGCCTTCATCTTCGCCCGCCGCTTCCGCGACATCCCGCCGCCGGTGGTGGCAACCGGCCAGCTCACGGCTTCTTCCGTCATCATGGTCCCGCTGGTGCTTCTCCTGCACGGGCCCGCCGGCCTGTTTTCGGCAAGCGCCCATGTCTGGGCGGCCGTCCTTGCGCTTGCCGTACTCGCCACGTCTTTCGCCTATATCATCTATTTCCGCATCATCGCCTCGGCCGGCGCCACCAATGCCTCGCTTGTGACGCTGATCGTGCCCGTAAGCGCCATCCTGCTCGGCACAGCCTTTCTCGGCGAGCGGCTGGAAGCCTTTGAGATCGCTGGAATCTTCCTGATCGGCACCGGCCTCGCCATCATTGACGGCCGCGTGTTCAGGCGTCGCTGA
- a CDS encoding DUF2293 domain-containing protein, with amino-acid sequence MKAPTTRRRAVDKALTALLPQAPYSDTEAIRTLANDRKLRSLPASVTVWLATVAHVRHVHSDYDQLLAEGYDRDAARFFVVDQINDVLTHWRATRLLDPDEDEGEFTAGTIDGGPPD; translated from the coding sequence GTGAAAGCACCAACCACACGCAGGCGCGCCGTAGACAAGGCGCTCACGGCGCTGCTGCCGCAAGCGCCCTATTCCGACACGGAGGCAATCCGGACGCTTGCCAATGACCGCAAGCTGCGCTCACTGCCCGCTTCGGTGACGGTGTGGCTTGCGACGGTCGCACATGTTCGCCACGTCCACAGCGATTACGACCAGCTTTTGGCCGAGGGTTACGATCGGGATGCGGCGCGTTTTTTCGTGGTCGACCAGATCAACGACGTGCTGACGCACTGGCGCGCAACGCGCCTGCTGGACCCTGACGAGGACGAGGGCGAATTCACCGCCGGCACGATCGATGGCGGGCCGCCTGATTGA
- a CDS encoding serine hydrolase, translating to MRRALSIAKWFPALVILALVVAVSWLWIAPPELIRVGSNYAAKIVCSNVYLANRDPEEVLEDDVQAPGNRLLRLMRARVDAAHAVVRTGLFGSMGDGEAVFLGPTGCTVVPDGDLAAVLRLLAVMPSPPADTPAKDMEMWPDGIRMEASKNPAITEVLDDPALTGPGMRAIVIVRDGRIIGERFGPGVQQYDQPLLGWSMTKTVTAAIIGTLVQAGKLSVDQSNLLPQWSGDSRSRITVAHLLGMESGLAFNEYYGGVSDVTRMLFLEPDMAAFAANQPLLYRPGERFTYSSGTWVMLSRIWQNAFDDPEEALAWPRQALFGPLGMDTAVFETDARGTFVGSSYLYASTRDWARFGQLLLQDGVWKGQRILPEGWVEWMRTPTEASGGEYGRGIWLHGPRVGLYPMPDPDAGFDLPEDAYWMIGHDGQTITVIPSRRLVVVRMGLTPRTLAYRPQALVEAVVKALDAEEEGGWSGVRDR from the coding sequence ATGCGAAGAGCTCTTTCCATCGCCAAGTGGTTTCCGGCACTCGTCATCCTCGCTTTGGTTGTGGCCGTATCATGGCTCTGGATCGCACCGCCGGAACTGATCCGCGTCGGTTCCAACTATGCCGCGAAGATCGTCTGCTCAAACGTGTACCTCGCCAACCGCGACCCTGAAGAGGTGCTGGAGGACGACGTGCAGGCACCCGGCAATCGGCTCCTGAGGCTCATGCGGGCGCGGGTGGATGCCGCCCATGCCGTCGTGCGCACCGGGCTTTTCGGCTCGATGGGCGACGGGGAAGCCGTCTTTCTGGGCCCAACCGGCTGCACGGTGGTTCCCGACGGCGATCTGGCCGCAGTGCTCCGCCTGCTCGCGGTCATGCCGTCCCCGCCCGCCGACACGCCGGCGAAGGACATGGAAATGTGGCCCGACGGCATCCGCATGGAGGCGTCGAAGAATCCGGCGATAACGGAAGTCCTGGACGATCCCGCCTTGACCGGCCCCGGCATGCGCGCCATCGTCATCGTGCGCGATGGTCGCATCATCGGCGAGCGGTTCGGACCGGGCGTGCAGCAATACGACCAGCCTCTACTCGGCTGGTCCATGACGAAGACGGTGACGGCCGCCATCATCGGCACGCTCGTACAGGCGGGGAAGCTCTCGGTCGACCAGAGCAATCTTCTGCCCCAATGGTCTGGCGACAGCCGTTCAAGGATCACCGTCGCGCATCTGCTCGGTATGGAGAGCGGACTTGCCTTCAATGAATATTACGGCGGCGTGAGCGACGTCACGCGCATGCTCTTCCTGGAGCCGGACATGGCCGCCTTTGCCGCCAACCAGCCGCTGCTTTATCGGCCCGGCGAGCGCTTCACCTATTCGAGCGGGACCTGGGTGATGCTCTCGCGCATCTGGCAGAACGCCTTCGACGATCCCGAGGAGGCGCTCGCCTGGCCTCGTCAGGCTCTGTTCGGCCCGTTGGGAATGGACACGGCGGTCTTCGAAACGGATGCACGCGGCACCTTCGTCGGCTCCTCCTATCTCTATGCTTCCACGCGCGACTGGGCGCGCTTCGGCCAGCTTCTCCTGCAGGACGGGGTCTGGAAGGGGCAGCGCATCCTGCCGGAGGGCTGGGTCGAATGGATGCGCACGCCCACCGAAGCATCCGGCGGCGAATACGGCCGCGGCATCTGGCTGCACGGGCCGCGCGTGGGGCTCTACCCGATGCCCGATCCGGACGCGGGCTTCGACCTGCCGGAGGATGCTTACTGGATGATCGGCCATGACGGACAGACGATCACGGTCATCCCCTCGCGCCGGCTTGTCGTGGTGCGCATGGGACTGACACCCAGGACGCTCGCCTACAGGCCGCAGGCGCTGGTGGAGGCGGTGGTGAAGGCGCTGGACGCGGAGGAGGAGGGCGGCTGGTCTGGGGTCAGGGATCGATGA
- a CDS encoding metalloregulator ArsR/SmtB family transcription factor: protein MLTRARIRLDVMVDILKAAAEPSRLRILVLLSYADLTVSDLTEILNQSQPRVSRHLKLLLDADLIARYQEGSWAFFRLSDTEAAREFIDGVVARIDRTDPVTDRDLERLEGIKRRRQERAAEYFSKNAASWDQIRSLHVPDAAVEAGLKALVGDRPFQSMVDLGTGTGRLLELFSPLYRRGVGVDLSRDMLAVARANLERAEIASAQVRQGDIYAPPVERDAHDLVTIHQVLHYLEDPAAAIREAARLLRPGGRLVIADFAPHGHEFLREEHAHLRLGFADRQIAEWLAEAELDLEETRSFAPEAEAGEGLTVKLWLARDRRVAVAAEENSARREMA from the coding sequence ATGCTGACACGGGCGAGAATCCGGCTCGACGTGATGGTCGACATCCTGAAGGCGGCGGCGGAGCCGAGCCGGCTGCGCATTCTCGTGCTGCTTTCCTATGCCGACCTCACCGTCTCCGATCTCACGGAGATCCTCAACCAGTCGCAGCCGCGCGTCTCCCGCCATCTGAAGCTCCTGCTCGATGCGGATCTCATCGCCCGCTATCAGGAGGGCTCCTGGGCCTTCTTCCGTCTTTCCGATACGGAAGCGGCGCGGGAATTCATCGATGGGGTGGTGGCGCGCATCGACCGCACAGACCCCGTCACCGACCGCGATCTCGAGCGCCTCGAGGGCATCAAGCGCCGGCGGCAGGAGAGGGCGGCGGAGTATTTCTCCAAGAACGCCGCGAGCTGGGACCAGATCCGGTCGCTTCACGTGCCGGATGCTGCCGTGGAGGCCGGCCTGAAGGCGCTCGTCGGGGATCGGCCCTTCCAGTCTATGGTCGATCTCGGCACCGGTACCGGCCGGCTCCTGGAGCTCTTCTCCCCACTCTACCGCCGCGGCGTCGGCGTCGACCTTTCGCGGGACATGCTCGCGGTGGCGCGCGCCAATCTGGAGCGGGCAGAGATCGCCAGCGCGCAGGTGCGCCAGGGCGATATCTATGCGCCGCCCGTCGAGCGGGACGCGCACGACCTCGTGACCATCCATCAGGTCCTGCATTATCTCGAGGATCCGGCCGCCGCGATCCGCGAGGCCGCGCGTCTGCTCAGGCCTGGCGGTCGGCTGGTCATCGCCGATTTCGCGCCGCACGGGCATGAGTTCCTGCGCGAGGAGCATGCGCATCTGCGTCTCGGCTTCGCCGACCGGCAGATCGCCGAATGGCTGGCCGAAGCCGAACTCGATCTGGAAGAGACGCGCAGCTTCGCGCCCGAGGCCGAGGCGGGCGAGGGGCTGACCGTGAAGCTGTGGCTTGCGCGCGACCGGCGGGTCGCCGTCGCGGCCGAAGAGAATTCCGCACGCAGGGAGATGGCGTGA
- a CDS encoding GH25 family lysozyme encodes MRLMAILLASLLLAGCSSVSYDFSDVVSPTSARMAGGPRFADSDPHEWDGRAPWHYPIHGTDVAKYQREVDWHALRRGGIHFAFIKATEGGDRVDEMFHRNWHGAKAAGIPRGAYHFYYFCRPAIEQARWFIRHVPRDRSALPPVLDMEWNHLSPTCRLRPPAETVRAEMQVFLDTVESHYGKRPIIYTSIDFFDENGLWRFKGYPFWLRSVAGHPDEKYENHPWIFWQYTGTGVLPGIEGNADINVFHGSAEAWKGWLKAHAS; translated from the coding sequence ATGCGCCTGATGGCAATTTTGCTGGCGTCGCTCCTGCTCGCCGGCTGCTCCAGCGTAAGCTACGACTTCTCGGACGTGGTTTCCCCCACTTCCGCCCGCATGGCGGGCGGTCCGCGCTTCGCCGACAGTGACCCGCATGAATGGGATGGCCGCGCGCCCTGGCACTATCCCATCCACGGCACCGACGTCGCGAAGTACCAGCGCGAGGTCGACTGGCATGCCCTCAGACGAGGCGGCATCCACTTCGCCTTCATCAAGGCGACGGAAGGCGGCGACCGGGTGGACGAGATGTTCCACCGCAACTGGCATGGGGCCAAGGCGGCGGGCATTCCGCGCGGCGCCTATCATTTCTACTATTTCTGCCGACCGGCGATCGAGCAGGCGCGCTGGTTCATCCGGCACGTCCCGCGGGACAGGTCCGCCCTGCCGCCGGTGCTCGACATGGAGTGGAACCATCTCTCCCCCACCTGCAGACTGAGGCCGCCGGCAGAGACCGTGCGCGCCGAAATGCAGGTTTTTCTTGATACGGTTGAGAGCCATTACGGCAAGCGCCCTATTATCTACACATCTATCGACTTCTTCGACGAAAACGGCCTCTGGCGCTTCAAGGGCTATCCATTCTGGCTGCGCTCGGTCGCCGGCCATCCGGACGAGAAGTATGAAAACCATCCGTGGATATTTTGGCAGTATACGGGAACGGGGGTTCTGCCCGGGATCGAGGGAAATGCGGATATCAACGTGTTCCACGGCAGTGCCGAAGCATGGAAGGGCTGGCTCAAGGCCCATGCGAGCTGA
- the metF gene encoding methylenetetrahydrofolate reductase [NAD(P)H] yields MTNYRFARRPDAGGKIRVSFEFFPPKTDEMAGKLWETVERLVPLKPDFVSVTYGAGGSTRERTSQTVRRILRETDLTPAAHLTCVDADREEVDAVISEFAAMGVKRFVALRGDPVEGAGAAYMPHPNGYTNGAELVGALARHGDFDISVSAYPEKHPESPDFATDIEMLKRKVDNGATRAITQFFFDNDVYERYVERVRRAGIYVPIVPGILPIHSFTQMVRFAGRCGTHVPAWLAERFEGLEADPVTHQLVAAAVAAEQVLDLVERGVNDFHFYTMNRADLSFAICHLIGIRPVERTQARRAAA; encoded by the coding sequence ATGACGAACTACCGATTCGCGCGGCGGCCCGATGCGGGCGGCAAGATCCGCGTTTCCTTCGAATTCTTTCCGCCCAAGACCGACGAAATGGCGGGGAAGCTGTGGGAGACGGTGGAGCGGCTCGTTCCGCTCAAGCCCGACTTTGTCTCGGTCACCTACGGCGCCGGAGGCTCGACGCGCGAGCGCACGTCGCAGACGGTGCGGCGCATCCTGCGCGAGACGGATCTCACCCCGGCGGCGCATCTCACCTGCGTGGATGCCGACCGCGAGGAGGTGGATGCCGTCATCTCCGAATTCGCGGCCATGGGCGTGAAGCGCTTCGTGGCCCTGCGCGGCGATCCGGTGGAAGGGGCCGGCGCGGCCTATATGCCCCATCCCAACGGCTATACGAACGGCGCGGAGCTCGTCGGCGCGCTTGCCCGCCACGGCGATTTCGATATTTCCGTCTCGGCCTATCCGGAGAAGCATCCCGAAAGCCCGGACTTCGCAACCGACATCGAGATGCTGAAGCGCAAGGTGGACAACGGCGCCACGCGAGCCATCACGCAGTTCTTCTTCGATAACGACGTCTACGAGCGCTATGTGGAGCGGGTGCGGCGCGCGGGCATTTACGTGCCCATCGTGCCCGGCATCCTGCCGATTCACAGCTTCACCCAGATGGTGCGCTTCGCCGGCCGTTGCGGCACGCATGTGCCGGCCTGGCTCGCCGAGCGCTTCGAGGGCCTCGAAGCCGATCCCGTCACGCATCAGCTCGTGGCGGCGGCGGTGGCTGCCGAACAGGTGCTCGATCTCGTCGAGCGGGGCGTCAACGATTTCCATTTCTATACGATGAATCGGGCAGATCTCTCCTTCGCGATCTGCCATCTGATCGGCATCCGCCCCGTGGAACGGACACAGGCCCGGCGGGCTGCCGCCTGA
- a CDS encoding ester cyclase, producing MTRDELCEIYRGYIDCLNGQDWNRLGRFVDDAVEYNGTPVGLPGYREMLEGDFRAIPDLRFRIELLTSDPPRIASRLHFDCTPRGMLFDLPVNGKRIKFAENVFYEFSGGRIRNVWSIIDKAAIAQQI from the coding sequence ATGACTCGCGACGAGCTGTGTGAGATCTATCGCGGTTATATCGATTGCCTGAACGGGCAAGACTGGAACCGGCTCGGCCGGTTCGTTGATGACGCGGTGGAATACAATGGAACCCCCGTCGGACTGCCAGGCTATCGCGAAATGCTGGAAGGCGACTTTCGGGCAATTCCGGATCTCCGCTTCAGGATCGAGCTCCTGACTTCGGACCCTCCTCGCATTGCAAGCCGTCTGCATTTCGACTGCACGCCGCGCGGCATGCTGTTTGACCTTCCCGTCAACGGCAAACGCATCAAATTCGCAGAAAACGTGTTCTATGAATTTTCCGGCGGGCGAATTCGGAACGTGTGGTCGATCATCGACAAGGCAGCGATCGCGCAACAGATCTGA
- a CDS encoding class I SAM-dependent methyltransferase, translated as MSAAADSPSHARLMDGVYRRQRHFYDLTRKFYLLGRDRLIDGLAVPRGGTVLELGCGTGRNLALAADRYPKALFHGLDISSVMLETAQKRLRREHIHDIVRLAQGDASDFNARVLFGRERFDRVFLSYALSMIPPWEQTIAGALDCLEPGGSLHIVDFGRQERLPGGFRYGLRRWLAAFHVSPRDSLREVLESECERRGATLSFDSAFRGYAVHAVMRVA; from the coding sequence AGCCCCTCCCATGCACGCCTGATGGACGGCGTCTACCGCCGCCAGCGCCACTTCTACGACCTCACCCGCAAATTCTACCTACTCGGCCGCGATCGCCTGATCGACGGGCTCGCCGTGCCGCGCGGCGGGACAGTGCTGGAACTCGGCTGCGGCACGGGCCGCAACCTGGCGCTCGCGGCGGATCGCTACCCGAAGGCGCTCTTCCACGGTCTCGATATCTCAAGCGTGATGCTGGAAACGGCGCAGAAGCGGCTGCGCCGAGAGCATATCCACGACATTGTGCGGCTGGCTCAGGGCGACGCTTCCGATTTCAACGCGCGCGTGCTCTTCGGCCGCGAGCGCTTCGATCGTGTGTTCCTCTCCTATGCGCTTTCGATGATCCCACCCTGGGAACAGACCATCGCCGGGGCACTCGATTGCCTGGAGCCCGGCGGCTCGCTGCATATCGTGGATTTCGGGCGGCAGGAGCGCCTGCCCGGCGGGTTCCGCTACGGCCTGCGCCGATGGCTTGCCGCCTTCCATGTGAGCCCGCGTGATTCGCTGCGCGAAGTGCTTGAATCCGAATGCGAGAGGCGCGGCGCAACACTCTCATTCGACTCAGCATTTCGCGGTTACGCGGTGCATGCGGTGATGAGGGTGGCCTGA
- a CDS encoding lytic murein transglycosylase, with protein sequence MHLRTTLAGLVLALSLPSAALAQQCGGDFAAWRADFAAQAQGRGVGPAGLSALEGARLDDRVLARDRSQGVFTQTFREFANRMISRDRLQRGTANLQRYADVFDRAEREYGVPGPVIAAFWALETDFGAVLGDFDTLDALATLSHDCRRPELFQPELLAFVKLVDQGIVSTDITGAWAGEIGQLQVLPSDYLEKGVDGDGDGRVDLKGSAPDAILTAANKISQLGWKPGEPWLDEVRVPENLNWAETGRINKIPRSQWAAMGVTRADGSPLPADGLMAGLVLPMGHKGPAFLAYDNFDVYLEWNQSLIYTLTAAHLAARFAGAPGFDPRNPEQGLAPETMKVLQQKLQARGYHVGEVDGILGFNTREAVRQEQLRLGLPADGWPTPALLTAL encoded by the coding sequence ATGCATCTGAGAACCACACTGGCAGGTCTCGTGCTGGCGCTGTCCCTGCCTTCGGCGGCGCTCGCCCAGCAGTGCGGCGGGGATTTTGCCGCCTGGCGCGCGGACTTCGCGGCGCAGGCGCAGGGCCGGGGTGTCGGCCCGGCCGGGCTTTCGGCCCTCGAAGGCGCCAGGCTCGACGACCGCGTGCTGGCCCGCGACCGCTCGCAAGGCGTCTTCACGCAGACGTTTCGTGAGTTCGCAAACCGCATGATCAGCCGCGACCGGCTGCAACGGGGCACGGCGAATCTGCAGAGATATGCCGACGTGTTCGACCGCGCGGAGCGCGAATACGGCGTACCCGGCCCGGTAATCGCCGCTTTCTGGGCGCTGGAAACGGATTTCGGCGCCGTGCTGGGCGATTTCGACACGCTCGACGCCCTGGCGACGCTGTCGCACGATTGCCGCCGGCCGGAACTCTTCCAGCCCGAGCTCCTCGCCTTCGTGAAGCTCGTGGACCAAGGCATCGTCTCGACCGACATCACCGGCGCCTGGGCGGGCGAGATCGGCCAGCTCCAGGTCCTGCCGAGCGATTATCTGGAGAAGGGCGTGGACGGGGATGGCGACGGCCGCGTCGACCTGAAGGGCAGCGCGCCCGACGCGATCCTGACGGCGGCGAACAAGATCAGCCAGCTCGGCTGGAAGCCCGGCGAGCCGTGGCTCGACGAGGTTCGCGTGCCGGAGAACCTGAACTGGGCCGAGACCGGGCGCATCAACAAGATCCCGCGCTCGCAATGGGCAGCAATGGGCGTCACGCGTGCCGACGGCAGCCCCCTGCCCGCGGACGGGCTGATGGCCGGGCTCGTGCTGCCGATGGGCCATAAGGGACCGGCTTTCCTCGCCTATGACAATTTCGACGTCTATCTCGAGTGGAACCAGTCGCTGATCTACACGCTGACGGCCGCGCATCTGGCCGCCCGCTTTGCCGGCGCGCCCGGCTTCGATCCGCGCAATCCCGAACAGGGCCTCGCCCCCGAGACGATGAAGGTGCTGCAGCAGAAACTCCAGGCCCGCGGCTACCATGTGGGCGAAGTGGACGGCATCCTCGGCTTCAACACGCGCGAGGCGGTCCGCCAGGAGCAGCTCAGGCTCGGCCTCCCCGCCGATGGCTGGCCGACGCCGGCGCTGTTGACGGCCCTGTGA
- a CDS encoding alanine racemase, whose amino-acid sequence MQRFETARDVALNMRPDESVYCFRPDVLKADARRFMAMFPGKTAYAVKTNGEPLVLKTLAEAGVTAFDVASPAEFAAVRAVAPSAEMLYMHPVKAQSDIRLALEGYGIRVIAVDHEDEVTKLTRVVRALDIDPGTLTVFVRIQTKGHAAYELSKKFGAGAAQAVQLLQRLHRNGYKVGICFHVGSQIEDPDTYERALASADWVRGRAGLPLAALDVGGGFPAEYGHDPNRRKREMPSLDELMARLRADIAEWGFDTLPLVAEPGRVIVARAFSLLVRVLLRKGRRLYINDGIWASLSDSWTGKITLPARFIPDPAIRSRNGRAENIVPFRVCGATCDSVDILSRPFWLPETVDTGDWIEIGHIGAYSMALRTRFNGFYPDTFVEVQTPFDEGAAPEGLASLETMAD is encoded by the coding sequence ATGCAGCGATTCGAGACCGCCCGCGACGTCGCCTTGAACATGCGCCCCGACGAATCCGTCTATTGCTTCCGTCCGGACGTTCTGAAGGCGGACGCGCGGCGCTTCATGGCCATGTTCCCCGGCAAGACGGCCTATGCGGTGAAGACCAACGGCGAGCCGCTCGTGCTCAAGACGCTGGCCGAGGCCGGCGTGACCGCCTTCGACGTGGCGTCGCCGGCGGAGTTCGCCGCCGTGCGCGCCGTGGCGCCGTCCGCCGAGATGCTCTACATGCACCCGGTCAAGGCGCAGTCGGACATCCGCCTGGCGCTCGAAGGCTACGGCATCCGCGTGATCGCCGTGGACCACGAGGACGAAGTGACGAAGCTCACGCGCGTCGTGCGCGCGCTCGACATCGATCCTGGCACGCTCACCGTCTTCGTGCGCATCCAGACCAAGGGCCACGCCGCCTACGAACTGTCCAAGAAGTTCGGTGCCGGGGCAGCTCAAGCGGTGCAACTGCTGCAGCGGCTTCACCGCAACGGCTACAAGGTCGGCATCTGCTTCCATGTGGGCAGCCAGATCGAGGACCCGGACACCTACGAGCGGGCGCTGGCCTCGGCGGACTGGGTGCGGGGCAGGGCGGGCCTGCCGCTCGCCGCTCTCGATGTGGGCGGCGGCTTCCCGGCCGAGTATGGCCATGATCCCAACCGCCGGAAGCGGGAAATGCCCTCGCTCGACGAACTCATGGCGCGGCTGCGGGCCGATATCGCCGAGTGGGGGTTCGACACGCTGCCGCTGGTGGCCGAGCCCGGCCGGGTGATCGTGGCGCGCGCCTTTTCGCTGCTTGTGCGCGTGCTCCTGCGCAAGGGCAGGCGGCTCTACATCAACGACGGCATCTGGGCTTCGCTTTCGGATTCATGGACGGGCAAGATCACGCTGCCCGCCCGCTTCATCCCTGATCCCGCCATCCGCAGCCGCAACGGCAGGGCCGAGAACATCGTGCCTTTCCGCGTCTGCGGGGCGACCTGCGATTCGGTCGATATCCTCTCTCGGCCCTTCTGGCTGCCGGAGACGGTGGACACCGGCGACTGGATCGAGATCGGCCATATCGGCGCCTATTCCATGGCGCTCAGGACCCGCTTCAACGGCTTCTATCCCGACACCTTCGTCGAGGTGCAGACGCCCTTCGACGAAGGTGCGGCGCCGGAAGGTCTGGCGAGCCTGGAGACGATGGCGGATTGA